The DNA sequence GCAATACCGCCGCGCCGACAAAGCAGAGCGCGGACAGCGTGAACCAGAGCGGGACCATTGCGCCTAGCGTATCTGTTCTCGGCCGCGATCGACGAATGTCCTCAGGTCACAACCCTGTATCACCGCGACGCTAGGGCGTCACGACGTTGTTCGGAACGATGTGCATGGACCCGTCGCCGGACGTCGAGACGTACACCTGGTTCTGCTGGAACAGCCAGTTGCCGGTGTTCATCGTGGTGCCGGAAACGATCGTCGGGCTGTTGGACGAGCTCGAGTTCACCGTGTAGCCGTACAGCAGCGCGCCGCCGTTCGTGGGGTCGCCGGAATAGACGCTGACCTGCTGGCCGGCGGCCAGGGCCTGCCCGGCACTGCCGTTGGTCAGGCTGACCGGGATGGTTCCGTAGACCCCGCCGGAGTCCAGCACCGAGCTCACCTCGGTGGCCGTCTTGCCGCCGTCGAACGACACGTACAGCGGCGTCGTCGGGTTCGGCGAGCCGGCGACCGTGACTCCGCCGGTCAGCGGGTCGGCACCGAACGTCAGGGCGCCGTCCTTCTGGTCGATCAGGACGCCGTCGCCGAGAGCACCCGGCAGTGCAGTGGTCGGGATGCTGCCGGGAGTCGGACCGACGGCATTCGCCCCAATGCCCAGAATGCCGTCGGCGTTGCCGCCGAGGTACGAACTGAGAGTCCAGTCCCCATTGAGCAGGGAAGTGAGGCTGACCGGGAATGCGAACAAGACGGCATCGACATCGGTCGTGCCGCTGGTGACAGTGTCCCCGGCGGAGTCGGTGAAGCCCACCGTGGTGGGCAGCTCGGTATAGAAATAGCCCAGCGAGTTGCCGTACTCGCCATATTGGATTGTGGGGAGCCCGGAGAGATCCGACCAGTCGATGCCGGACCAGTTGATGTCCGAGATCGGCATGACCAGACCAGCCGAGCCGGTGTCGACCAGCACCGACGACTCCGGACCGCCACCCACCGAGACGTTCACCACCGGTTCGGTGCCGCTGTTGACCTGCAGCGGAACACTAAAGGTACTCGGGATGTCGGCATCGACGCCGCTGGCGGCGGCACTGCCGGCCACGCTCGAGTCGGCGGCCCCACCGAAGATCCACTGCTCGAGATCGTTGATCGGGGTATTGACGAGGTTCTGATACCAGCCGTCGAACATGGTGTCCAACGAGGCCAAAGCCAAGCCCGGGTCAGTCTCGGCAGCGGTGCCGGGATCGAACGCGCTGAGGGCGTCGATGATGGGCTGGAACAGATCATCGATATCGGCGTGCGCCGTCGGCGCGGGTGTGCCCAGCGCGACAAACGCCCCGACCGCCGCGGTCGCACCGAGCATGCGTCGACCAGCTGCCATCTCCGAAACCTCCCCGCATGAGGTCACGGGCATCCGCTAAGCCGCGACCAACGCGGTCAGCTAACCCAGTCGGGGGCGCAGAACACCAGGGGATTTAGCCAAGAAAGGGCCAAAAATCTCTTGGAACGTTCGACGGACTCCCGGCCGCTATGTCATCACGACTTGAGGGTGCCACCGATGATGGTCTGCCCGCCGGGCACGCCATAGTTGATGTAGACCGGCTCCTCGCCGAACAGCCAGTTGCCGGTGTTCATGCTGTTTCCGCTGGTCACGGTCGGGCTGCGCACCTCACCTGGATCAGAGCCCACCGTGTAGCGGTACAGCAGCGTCGTACCGTCCTTGGCGTAGACCGAGATGACCGTATCTTCGGGCAGGTGTCCGTTGGCGGTCGGCGTGATGTTGCCGAGCACTGAGGACGGCATGGTGCCGTACACCCCGCCGGAGTCGATCACCCCGCGGACATTCGTGAGCGGCCCGTCATTGAGCTGCACCTTCAGGTCTGCCCAGGGCGCCCCGGGGATGACGGTGCCACCCTCGTACGGGTTGTCCCCGAAGATCAATTTGCCGCCGGCCTGGTCGATCAGCACGCCGTGACCGAGATTGCCCGGCAGATCGGCGGTCGGAATGTGATCGGGAGTGGGTCCGAGCGCGTTGGGTCCGATGCCCAAGATCCCGGTGGACGAGCCGGCCAGGTAGCTCTCGATAGACCACGGGCCCATGAGGTTGAAGTCCGCCGGGAACGCGAACAGCACCGCATCCACCGTGGTGTCCGCGGTGACGGTGTCGCCGTTCTCACCGGTGAAGGTGACCGTGGTGGGCAGTTCCAGATAGAAGTAATTCAGGTTGCCGCCGAACTGACCGATGTTGAAACCGGTGGGCAGGCCGGTGAGGCCGAATGGGTTGATGTTCCAGATCGGGATGACCAGACCGGCTGCACCGGTGTCGACCAGCACCTCGGTCTGCGCGCCGCCGCCCACCGAGACATTGATCACCGGTTGGGTGTTGAGATTGACGTGCACCGGGACGGTGAAGCTGTCCGGGAGGTTGGTGCTGTCCGGGCCGTACGCGACGGCACTGCCGGGCAGACTGTCACCGAACGCCCACGGCGCGATGCTGTGGAGCGGGGTGTAGATGAGGTCCTGGTACCAGCCGTTGAACAGGGTGTCCAGCGAGGACAGTGCAGAACCCGGGTCGGTGTCGGCGGCCAGCCCCGGGTCGACCCAGCTGATCGTGTCGATGATGGGCTGGAACAGGTCGTCCCAGTCAGCCTGAGCGGCCGGGGCGGGCGCGCCCAGCGCCAGGACCGCTCCCGCGGCACCGACGGCGCCCACCAGGCGATGGCGACGAGCTGACATGGCTACCCCTCCGGATGAACAACGGTGTAGGAAAACACCGGAATTTCTCAGTAACGGCTAGGCTAACCGATCAGCTTCAACACCGCATCCGCAAAGGAGCGGCGACCACGACAAGGCCCCCCGGAACCCGCGTCCGAGGGGCCTTATCGTGAGGGAAATCTCAGCCCAGGACCAGCGACTCGCCGTCCGCGCTGATGTTGATCGGCACGATGTCACCGTCGTGCACCTCGCCGGCCAGCAACATCTTGGCCAGCTGGTCGCCGATGGCTTGTTGGATCAACCGGCGCAGTGGCCGCGCCCCGTAGACCGGGTCGAATCCGCGCTGGGCCAGCCACTTCTTGGCCTCCAACGACACCTCGATGGTCAGCCGTCGCTGCGCCAGCCGCTTGGCCAACTGCTGCAGCTGGATGTCGACGATCTGCACCAGTTCCTCGGGGTCCAGGCCCTCGAAGATCAGCACATCGTCGAGCCGGTTGATGAACTCCGGTTTGAACGCCGCCCGCACCGCGGCCATCACCTGCTCCTCGGTGCCACCGGACCCCAGGTTCGAGGTCAGGATCAGGATGGTGTTGCGGAAGTCCACGGTGCGGCCCTGGCCGTCGGTGAGCCGGCCCTCGTCGAGGACCTGCAGCAGCACGTCGAAGACGTCCGGGTGGGCCTTTTCCACTTCGTCGAACAGCACCACGGTGTAGGGCCGGCGGCGCACCGCCTCGGTCAGCTGACCGCCCTGGTCGTAGCCGATGTAGCCGGGGGGCGCACCGACCAGGCGGGCCACCGAGTGCTTCTCGCCGTACTCGCTCATGTCGATGCGGACCATGGCCCGTTCGTCGTCGAACAGGAAGTCGGCCAGTGCCTTGGCCAGCTCGGTCTTGCCGACGCCGGTGGGCCCCAGGAACAGGAAGGAGCCCGTGGGCCGGTTGGGGTCGGCGACCCCGGCCCGGCTGCGCCGTACGGCATCGGAGACCGCCTGCACCGGCTTGCGCTGTCCGACCACTCGCTTGCCGAGCTCGTCTTCCATGCGCAGCAGTTTGGCGGTCTCGCCTTCCAGCAGCCTTCCGGCCGGGATTCCGGTCCAGGCGCTCACCACGTCGGCGATGTCGTCGGGTCCGACCTCTTCCTTGAGCATGACGTCTTCGCGAGCCTGCGCATTGGGCAATGCCGCTTCGAGTTTCTTCTCCACCTCGGGAATGCGGCCGTAGCGCAGCTCGGCGGCCTTGGCCAGGTCGCCGTCGCGTTCGGCCCGGTCAGATTCGCCGCGCAGCGTTTCCAGCTGCTCCTTGAGCTCACGGACGATGTCGATGGCGCCCTTCTCGTTCTGCCACCGGGTGGTGAGTTCCGCCAACTTCTCTTTGTGGTCGGCCAGTTCCGCGCGCAGCTTGACCAGTCGATCCTTGGAGGCGGCGTCTTCTTCCTTGCTCAGCGCCATCTCTTCGATCTCGAGCCGACGCACCAGCCGCTCGACCTCGTCGATCTCCACCGGTCGGGAGTCGATCTCCATCCGCAGCCGCGACGCCGCCTCGTCGACGAGGTCAATGGCCTTGTCCGGCAGGAACCGCGCGGTGATGTAGCGGTCGCTCAAGGTGGCTGCGGCCACCAACGCCGAGTCGGTGATGCGCACCCCGTGGTGCACTTCGTAGCGGTCCTTGAGTCCACGCAGGATGCCGATGGTGTCCTCGGCCGACGGTTCGCCGACGTAGACCTGCTGGAAACGACGCTCCAGGGCGGCGTCCTTCTCGATGTACTTGCGGTACTCCTCCAGCGTGGTGGCACCCACCAGCCGCAGTTCGCCGCGGGCCAGCATCGGCTTGATCATGTTGCCGGCGTCCATCGCGCCCTCGCCGGTGGCACCGGCGCCGACAATGGTGTGCAGCTCATCGATGAACGTGATGATCTGCCCGGCGGAGTCCTTGATCTCGTCCAGGACGGCCTTGAGGCGTTCCTCGAACTCGCCGCGGTACTTGGCGCCGGCCACCATCGAACCCAGGTCCAGACTCACGACGGTCTTGTCGCGCAGGCTGTCGGGGACGTCGCCGGCGACGATGCGCTGGGCCAGGCCCTCGACGATCGCGGTCTTGCCGACGCCGGGCTCACCGATGAGCACCGGGTTGTTCTTGGTGCGCCGGCTCAAAACCTGTACCACTCGGCGGATCTCGGTGTCACGGCCGATCACCGGGTCCAGCTTGCCCTCGCGGGCTCGCGCGGTCAGATCGGTCGAGTACTTCTCCAACGCCTGGTAGCTGGCCTCGGGGTCGGGGCTGGTGACCCGTGCACTGCCGCGCACCTTGACGAACGCCTCCTGCAGCGCCTGCGGCGAAGCCCCGTGACCGGTCAGTAGCTTGGCGACATCGGAGTCGCCGGTGGCCAGGCCCACCATCAGGTGCTCGGTGGAGACGTACTCGTCGTCCATCTCGGTCGCGAGTTGCTGGGCGACGGTGATCGCGGCCAGCGAGTCGCGGGACAACTGCGGCTGCGCGTTGGAGCTGGTGACCTGCGGCGCCAGATCGATCAGGCGCTGGGTTTCATTGCGGACCGTCGCCGGGTTCACACCGACCGCCTCCAGCAGCGGCGCAGCGATCCCGTCGTTCTGGGTCAGCAAGGCCTGCAGCAGATGGGCGGGCCGGATTTCAGGGTTGCCGGCGGCGGTAGCCGTCTGCAAAGCCGCGGTCAGAGCTGCCTGCGTCTTGGTGGTCGGGTTGAACGAGTCCACGACACCTCCATTCGGGGTCAGAGCGGGCCGAGAAGGCCCCGCCAAAAATGCTTGTCGTGTTGTCCAACGTCGTCAAGGTTGAGTCTGTTCCGCTCAAGTCTATTTTTCTTGCCGAGCAGCCGTCCGCGTCAACCCAGACGCAGCATCCGGCGGGCGTTCTGCATCAGCCGGGGCAGCCGGGAGGCGCCCATCAGCGCCCGGAACAGCCAACTGTCATCCGATGGCAGCACGCCGGCCGACTGGGTGGCATCGAGCAGGTCGAACAGCGTCTCCCCCTCGTACATCAGTCCGTCGGCGTTGAAGTGGTAGCGGTCGACCGCGGTGCACTGCACGAAGGTGCCGACGCCGTGGATCGCCGGGGCCGACTCGTCGTAGGGATAGAAGCGCAGAGTACCGCTGAAGTGCCCGCTGCCGATGTAGCGAACGACGATCCGGGTCTCACCCTCCGGGGTGACGTCGAAATACACCTGCCCGGGCAGCGGGTCGTAGCGCCAGTCCGGGATGGCGTCGAGGAACGAGAAGTTGTAGCGCTCGAATTCCTCGAGCCCCACGATGATCCGGCCGAACGTGGTGGGGTCCTTGTAGCGCAGGTCCGGGGTATAGAGCTCGTGATTGAGCGACATGTCCCGCATCAGCCAACTCCACCAATACTTCTTGGCCCACTCGGCCGCGAAAGCCACGTCGATCCCACGGTCGGCGTAGTGGGCGATCTTGCGGTCCAGGTCGACGAACCATTGCTGGGTCATGGTGCTGAGCTCAGACTCGGTGAGCACCTTCACCTTCCCGCCAGCTCGGTTGCCGGGAAGATATTCCGGCAACGGCTGGCGCAGCCTCGGCTTGGCGATAGCCTCCCGAAATCGCGCTTCGTCGAACATATCCCAACCTTCCGGCCAACTAGAATCACCTGATTCCTCTATGTAAGCAGGCGCGGGAACGTATCCTCAAGCTTCCCCACGATTCGGAGGTTCGCATGGGTGGCGAACGGGCGCCGCGGGTGTGGCGCGGCCAGACCCACGATGCCCGGTCCCAGGCCCGTCGGACCCAGTTGATCGAGGCGGGGGTGGAGCTGCTGGGCACCGGAGGCACGGCCGGGGTCACCATGCGCGCAGCGTGCCGCGACGCCGGGCTCAGCCTTCGTTACTTCTATGAAAGCTTCAGTGACACAGACGAGCTGATCCTGGCCGTGTACGACCAGTGCAATGCAGAGCTGCTTGCAGCCATGGCCGGTGTCGCAGGCAAAGCCGCGCCGATCAGCGCGGCCCTCGACCGCGCGGCAGCCTATTTTGAAGAGGATCCGCGCCGATTGCGGATCCTGTTGCGCGAGCCGCAGTCCAGCCCTCTGCTGGCCGATCATCGCGCCGATGTCCTGCCCGCCTTACTGAGCTCGCTGATAGGCCCATCCGGCGTCGACGATTCGCCTCCCGTCACCGCCGCACGAGTCATGAGTGCCAGCGCACTGTCTGGAGCCCTGACCGCGCTGGTTCTCGACTGGGCCGATGGCCGACTGCGCGTCAGCCGTGCCGAACTGGTGAGGTTCGCAGCCGGTCTAGTGCGAACCGGGCTGAGTGCGGCAAGCCCGTCACAGAGTTGAATTCGGACATGAGCCGGCACCGCGCCTTGGACGTGTCCACAGGTACAACGCGATCCAGGCGCCGTAGCCGAGCGCCATCCCTGCATACATCACGGCGGGATCGCCCTGCCCGTGCACGCTGAGGTAGAGCACCACACCGGCAAGCAGCGCCGGCAATGCTGCCGCGCGACGACGCAGCGCGAACGCCACCGTGACGAGCACGATCGACACGATCAGTAGAACAGGACTGATTCGGTGCAGCTCGTCGAGCAGAGCGGCAAGCCACCCCGAAGATCCGCCGGTACCGTGCCCGGCGTGTCCCGCACCGGCCGCGGCCGACGCGCCGACGCCAAGCGCCACCAGGATCGCCGGCAGGCAACAGGCCAGCGTGCAGGTCAGCGCGGCAACAACTCCCGCCGTCCCGAGTCGGCGTCCAGTGGGCCTGCGCCAGCGGGGCCGGTCGCGGCATTCTGACGTGGGTGACATGGCAGCCTTTCGTAGCATTCCTATGAACCTATACCCCGTATAGGTACCTAGCAATGGTGGCGCTATGCGTCACCCAGTCCGTGCCATCCAGTCGGCTACGGTGCTGCTATGACGACCAGCCTGGCTTCGGTGTGGACCGCGTTGATCCCCCTCGCGCTGGTGGTGGCGCTCTCTCCGATCACCGTCATCCCGGCAGTACTGGTGCTGCACACCGCACGCCCACGCGAGACCGGACTGGCCTTCCTCCTCGGTTGGCTGGTGGGCCTGGCTGCACTGACCGCCGCCTTCATCGCCGTATCTGGACTGCTGGGCGGCCTACATACGACGCCGCCGACCTGGGCATCGTGGTTGCGCATTGTCGTCGGTGCGGTGCTGATCGCGTTCGGCGTCTACCGGTGGGCGACCCGCCACGGCCACGGCGAGATGCCGCGCTGGATGCGCTCATTCACCGCGATGTCCCCGCTGCGCGCTGGCCTGACGGCCGCGGCACTGGCTGTGATCCGGCCGGAAGTGCTGTTCATGTGTGCAGCGGCCGGGCTGGCCATCGGCAGCGCTGGACTGCGCAGCGAGGACAGTTGGCCGGCGGCCATATTCTTCGTCGCGCTCGCCGCGTCCTCGGTGCTGATCCCCATTCTGGGATATCTGGCGGCCAGCGACCGACTGGACCCAGCGCTGAACCGGCTCAAGAACTGGATGGAACAGCAGCACGCCGCGCTGACCGCCGTCGTCCTGGTACTCATTGGTGCGATGGTGGTCTACAACGGGATTCACGCGCTATAGCCGGCGTCGCCGCCGGCCAGCATTAAGATCGCGGCCGTGGGACTGGACGATCGCGACGCGCTGCGCGTGCTGCATGACGCGTTTGCCGTGCCGCCCGACGGTTCCGGCGTAGTCGCCCGGTTCTTCACCCGATGGTTCGGCACCGACCCGTCGGTGCGTGACCTGTTCCCCGCCGACCTGACCACCCAGCGGGCCGCGTTCGCGCATGCCATGAGCTGGGTGCTCGGCGAATTCATCGCCCAACGGGCGCAGGAACCCGTAGCGCTTTTGGCCCAATTGGGCCGTGACCACCGCAAATACGGTGTGACGCAACGCCATTACAACGTCATAGGCCAAGTTCTTCTGGCCACCCTGCATGACGAGTTGGCCGACAGCTGGACAGCGGCCGTCGACGACGCCGCCCGCGCGGCGCTGAATCTGATCATCGGGGTGATGGGCGGGGCCGCCGATGCCGAAGAAGGACCGGCATGGTGGGACGGCACCGTCGTTGAACACCTACGGGTCTCCCGCGACCTCGCCGTCGTCCGGATCCAGCTGGACCAACCGCTGCCCTATCACCCGGGCCAATACGTCAAAGTCGAGGTGCCGCAGTGCCCGCGATCGTGGCGCTACTTGAGCCCGAGCATGCCCGCCGACGAAACCGGGGCCATCGAATTTCACGTCCGGGCGGTCCCCGCCGGCCTGGTCAGCACCGCGATCGTCAACGAAGCCCGGCCTGGTGACCGATGGCGACTGTCCAGCCCGCACGGCGGCCTGCATGTCGATCGCGACGCCGGTGACGTGCTGATGGTGGCCGGAAGTACCGGCCTGGCGCCGCTACGGGCGATCATCATGGACCTGACCCGCTGGGGCGTGAATCCGCGGGTACACCTGTTCTTCGGAGGCCGCTATCCCTGCGAGCTCTACGATCTGCCCACCCTGTGGCAGATCGCCGCACACAACCCGTGGCTGTCGGTGACCCCGGTGTCGGAGTACGCGGCCGATCCGGACTGGGCCGCCGACTATCCCGACGTGACCCCGCCGCGCGGCTTGCATCTACGTCAGACAGGACGACTGGCGGAGGTGGTCACCCGCTACGGCAGCTGGGGTGACCGCCAGATACTGGTCTGTGGCGGGCCGGCGATGACGCGAGCTACCGTGGCAGCCCTCATCGCCAAAGGAGCTCCACCAGAACGTATTCAACACGACCCCTTGTCGGAGTAAGAAGTGACTGATCTCGAGCCCTGCGTGTTGACTGATCCGTCGTCGTCGCTGGCGGCGACGTTCGTCCCGGGCGCGGGCATGATCGGGACGTCGCTGTGCGATGACGGCGTGGAACTGCTCGGCCAGCGCCGGGGTATCACCGCCTACGTCGCCGAGCACAAGACCATGGGCATTCCGCTGTTATATCCGTGGGCGAATCGCTTGAGCGGCAACGACTACCAGGTAGGCGCTACGCAGGCAACGCTTACTCCTGGGTTCGGCGGGGTGCACGCCGACGAACACGGCGCCCCGATCCACGGCACCCTGGCCGGCGATGCCGGTTGGCGGGTGAGCGCGCGATCGCCATCGGCGTTGACCGCGGAACTCGACTTCGGGGCCCGCCCGGATCTGCTGGCGACGTTCCCGTTCCCGCACCTACTGGAGTTGGCTATCACGCTGGCAGATCGCACCCTGACGGTGCGCACCACGGTCACTGCCACCGGCGATACGGTAGTGCCGCTGTGCTTCGGCTTTCACCCCTATCTTCAGCTTCCCGGCGCGCCCCGGTCGCAATGGCTCATCGAGACCCCGACCATGCGGTCTCGGATCGTTGACGCACACAACATCCCGACCGGTGCACTCGAGCCTCATCCGGCGTCGGCAGAATTATTGGGCGACAAGGTGTTCGACCACGGTTTCGACGAGGTGGCACCTGGAGCGGTGTTCGCCGTCTCCGGCGGCGGTCGCCGCGTCGAGGTGCGGTTCGACCAAGGCTATCCGGCGGCGCAGATCTATGCGCCGGCCGCCGAAGCGGTGGTCTGTTTCGAGCCGATGGCCGCACCTACCGACGCGCTTCGCCGCGGCGGCTACGCGGTGGCCCGTTTGGGACAGCCCGGCGTGGCAGAGTTCTCGCTGCGGGTCACCCACCCCCCGGGGTCGCCCACCCCCCGCGAGCAGACACAGAATCGCACTAGCGCAGCGGTTTGAGTGCGATTCTGTGTCTGCTCGCGAGAAAAGAGGGCGCGAGCGAAAATCAGCGGCGCGGCTGCCAGACCACCACGGCGGTGCTCTTGGGCACCACCGCGATCTCGCGACGCTGGTTGGCGCGCAACATCTCCAGCTCCGCCGTCATCTCCTTGACCCGCGATTGCAGCGCCTCGACCTGGTTGGTCAGCTCAATGATCCGCTTGATGCCGGCGAGGTTGACACCCTCGTCGTGCGACAGCCGCTGCACCTCGCGCAGCAGGTCGACGTCTCTCTCGGAGTAGCGGCGTCCGCCGCCGGAGCTGCGCTGCGGACTCACCAAACCGATCCGGTCATAAGTCCGCAACGTCTGGGCGTGCATACCAGCCAGCTCGGCGGCCACCGAGATCAGGAAGGTGCGGGCATTGTCCGATTTACTCACGAGCGATTACCCGCCCATCCGGCCCGCGGGTCGAATCCGCTGGCTTGCTCCGCTGCCGCGTACGCCTCGAGCGCCTCTTGCGCCTGGCCCTCCAGATTCGGTGGGACCGCGACCTTTACGGTGACCAGCAGGTCGCCGCTACCGCCGCCGCGCTTGGGCACACCGCGACCGCGCACCCGAAGAATCCGGCCGTCGGCGGTGCCCTTCGGCACCCGCACACCGACTTTGCCGTCCAGTGTCGGGACGGAGAGCGTGGTACCCAGAGCAAGCTCGGAGAAGCTCACCGGGATGGTGACAGTCAGGTCGTCCCCGTCGCGCCCGAAGACCTTGTCCGGGCGCACTCGCACCGTCACATAAAGGTCGCCCGACGGCGCGCCGCGCAGGCCGGCCTCTCCTTGGCCCGCCAGCCGAATCCGTTGGCCGTCTTCGACACCGGGGGGAATCCGCACATTGATGGTGCGGGTTCGGGCCGCCCGTCCGGTTCCCTTGCACTCCGAACACGGGTGCTCGATGATCGATCCGCTGCCACGGCAGTCGGTACACGGCTCCGAGAACCCGAAAGCGCCCTGATTACTGCTGATAACCCCGGATCCGTTGCAGGACGAGCACACTCGGGGGCTGGTGCCGGGCCGGGCGCCGCTACCGTGACAGTTGGTGCACGGTGCGGCACTGGTCAGCCGCAACGGCATCTCCACGCCCTTGGTGGCCTCCAGGAAACTGAGCTCGGAGTCGGTTTCCAGGTCGTTGCCCCGCCGCGGCCGGCTGGGCCGTTGCTGCGCACCGCGTCCGAACAGGCCGCCGAAGAGATCACCGATGTTGGCCCCGCCGGTCTGTCCGGCCGCGCCG is a window from the Mycobacterium sp. SVM_VP21 genome containing:
- the clpB gene encoding ATP-dependent chaperone ClpB, which codes for MDSFNPTTKTQAALTAALQTATAAGNPEIRPAHLLQALLTQNDGIAAPLLEAVGVNPATVRNETQRLIDLAPQVTSSNAQPQLSRDSLAAITVAQQLATEMDDEYVSTEHLMVGLATGDSDVAKLLTGHGASPQALQEAFVKVRGSARVTSPDPEASYQALEKYSTDLTARAREGKLDPVIGRDTEIRRVVQVLSRRTKNNPVLIGEPGVGKTAIVEGLAQRIVAGDVPDSLRDKTVVSLDLGSMVAGAKYRGEFEERLKAVLDEIKDSAGQIITFIDELHTIVGAGATGEGAMDAGNMIKPMLARGELRLVGATTLEEYRKYIEKDAALERRFQQVYVGEPSAEDTIGILRGLKDRYEVHHGVRITDSALVAAATLSDRYITARFLPDKAIDLVDEAASRLRMEIDSRPVEIDEVERLVRRLEIEEMALSKEEDAASKDRLVKLRAELADHKEKLAELTTRWQNEKGAIDIVRELKEQLETLRGESDRAERDGDLAKAAELRYGRIPEVEKKLEAALPNAQAREDVMLKEEVGPDDIADVVSAWTGIPAGRLLEGETAKLLRMEDELGKRVVGQRKPVQAVSDAVRRSRAGVADPNRPTGSFLFLGPTGVGKTELAKALADFLFDDERAMVRIDMSEYGEKHSVARLVGAPPGYIGYDQGGQLTEAVRRRPYTVVLFDEVEKAHPDVFDVLLQVLDEGRLTDGQGRTVDFRNTILILTSNLGSGGTEEQVMAAVRAAFKPEFINRLDDVLIFEGLDPEELVQIVDIQLQQLAKRLAQRRLTIEVSLEAKKWLAQRGFDPVYGARPLRRLIQQAIGDQLAKMLLAGEVHDGDIVPINISADGESLVLG
- the dnaJ gene encoding molecular chaperone DnaJ — its product is MAQREWVEKDFYKELGVSSDASEKEIKSAYRKLASELHPDRNPNNPTAADRFKAVSEAYSVLSDEAKRKEYDETRRLFAGGGFGRRFNGGSGFGGGNFDRFSTGGDGTEFNLNDLFGAAGQTGGANIGDLFGGLFGRGAQQRPSRPRRGNDLETDSELSFLEATKGVEMPLRLTSAAPCTNCHGSGARPGTSPRVCSSCNGSGVISSNQGAFGFSEPCTDCRGSGSIIEHPCSECKGTGRAARTRTINVRIPPGVEDGQRIRLAGQGEAGLRGAPSGDLYVTVRVRPDKVFGRDGDDLTVTIPVSFSELALGTTLSVPTLDGKVGVRVPKGTADGRILRVRGRGVPKRGGGSGDLLVTVKVAVPPNLEGQAQEALEAYAAAEQASGFDPRAGWAGNRS
- a CDS encoding FAD-binding oxidoreductase; this encodes MGLDDRDALRVLHDAFAVPPDGSGVVARFFTRWFGTDPSVRDLFPADLTTQRAAFAHAMSWVLGEFIAQRAQEPVALLAQLGRDHRKYGVTQRHYNVIGQVLLATLHDELADSWTAAVDDAARAALNLIIGVMGGAADAEEGPAWWDGTVVEHLRVSRDLAVVRIQLDQPLPYHPGQYVKVEVPQCPRSWRYLSPSMPADETGAIEFHVRAVPAGLVSTAIVNEARPGDRWRLSSPHGGLHVDRDAGDVLMVAGSTGLAPLRAIIMDLTRWGVNPRVHLFFGGRYPCELYDLPTLWQIAAHNPWLSVTPVSEYAADPDWAADYPDVTPPRGLHLRQTGRLAEVVTRYGSWGDRQILVCGGPAMTRATVAALIAKGAPPERIQHDPLSE
- a CDS encoding GAP family protein; translation: MTTSLASVWTALIPLALVVALSPITVIPAVLVLHTARPRETGLAFLLGWLVGLAALTAAFIAVSGLLGGLHTTPPTWASWLRIVVGAVLIAFGVYRWATRHGHGEMPRWMRSFTAMSPLRAGLTAAALAVIRPEVLFMCAAAGLAIGSAGLRSEDSWPAAIFFVALAASSVLIPILGYLAASDRLDPALNRLKNWMEQQHAALTAVVLVLIGAMVVYNGIHAL
- a CDS encoding MerR family transcriptional regulator; protein product: MHAQTLRTYDRIGLVSPQRSSGGGRRYSERDVDLLREVQRLSHDEGVNLAGIKRIIELTNQVEALQSRVKEMTAELEMLRANQRREIAVVPKSTAVVVWQPRR
- a CDS encoding PecA family PE domain-processing aspartic protease; this translates as MAAGRRMLGATAAVGAFVALGTPAPTAHADIDDLFQPIIDALSAFDPGTAAETDPGLALASLDTMFDGWYQNLVNTPINDLEQWIFGGAADSSVAGSAAASGVDADIPSTFSVPLQVNSGTEPVVNVSVGGGPESSVLVDTGSAGLVMPISDINWSGIDWSDLSGLPTIQYGEYGNSLGYFYTELPTTVGFTDSAGDTVTSGTTDVDAVLFAFPVSLTSLLNGDWTLSSYLGGNADGILGIGANAVGPTPGSIPTTALPGALGDGVLIDQKDGALTFGADPLTGGVTVAGSPNPTTPLYVSFDGGKTATEVSSVLDSGGVYGTIPVSLTNGSAGQALAAGQQVSVYSGDPTNGGALLYGYTVNSSSSNSPTIVSGTTMNTGNWLFQQNQVYVSTSGDGSMHIVPNNVVTP
- a CDS encoding nuclear transport factor 2 family protein, which translates into the protein MFDEARFREAIAKPRLRQPLPEYLPGNRAGGKVKVLTESELSTMTQQWFVDLDRKIAHYADRGIDVAFAAEWAKKYWWSWLMRDMSLNHELYTPDLRYKDPTTFGRIIVGLEEFERYNFSFLDAIPDWRYDPLPGQVYFDVTPEGETRIVVRYIGSGHFSGTLRFYPYDESAPAIHGVGTFVQCTAVDRYHFNADGLMYEGETLFDLLDATQSAGVLPSDDSWLFRALMGASRLPRLMQNARRMLRLG
- a CDS encoding aldose 1-epimerase, which translates into the protein MTDLEPCVLTDPSSSLAATFVPGAGMIGTSLCDDGVELLGQRRGITAYVAEHKTMGIPLLYPWANRLSGNDYQVGATQATLTPGFGGVHADEHGAPIHGTLAGDAGWRVSARSPSALTAELDFGARPDLLATFPFPHLLELAITLADRTLTVRTTVTATGDTVVPLCFGFHPYLQLPGAPRSQWLIETPTMRSRIVDAHNIPTGALEPHPASAELLGDKVFDHGFDEVAPGAVFAVSGGGRRVEVRFDQGYPAAQIYAPAAEAVVCFEPMAAPTDALRRGGYAVARLGQPGVAEFSLRVTHPPGSPTPREQTQNRTSAAV
- a CDS encoding TetR/AcrR family transcriptional regulator, producing MELLGTGGTAGVTMRAACRDAGLSLRYFYESFSDTDELILAVYDQCNAELLAAMAGVAGKAAPISAALDRAAAYFEEDPRRLRILLREPQSSPLLADHRADVLPALLSSLIGPSGVDDSPPVTAARVMSASALSGALTALVLDWADGRLRVSRAELVRFAAGLVRTGLSAASPSQS
- a CDS encoding PecA family PE domain-processing aspartic protease, with amino-acid sequence MSARRHRLVGAVGAAGAVLALGAPAPAAQADWDDLFQPIIDTISWVDPGLAADTDPGSALSSLDTLFNGWYQDLIYTPLHSIAPWAFGDSLPGSAVAYGPDSTNLPDSFTVPVHVNLNTQPVINVSVGGGAQTEVLVDTGAAGLVIPIWNINPFGLTGLPTGFNIGQFGGNLNYFYLELPTTVTFTGENGDTVTADTTVDAVLFAFPADFNLMGPWSIESYLAGSSTGILGIGPNALGPTPDHIPTADLPGNLGHGVLIDQAGGKLIFGDNPYEGGTVIPGAPWADLKVQLNDGPLTNVRGVIDSGGVYGTMPSSVLGNITPTANGHLPEDTVISVYAKDGTTLLYRYTVGSDPGEVRSPTVTSGNSMNTGNWLFGEEPVYINYGVPGGQTIIGGTLKS